A single genomic interval of Rhododendron vialii isolate Sample 1 chromosome 3a, ASM3025357v1 harbors:
- the LOC131319081 gene encoding protein DETOXIFICATION 24-like, translated as MDNRVEERLLGSEEEGRSDLKWRIWVESKKIWRVAAPGILARVTSFGLLVVTQSFIGHISELDLAAYALVQTLTERFVMGILLGMSSATETLCGQAFGAGQHHMMGIYLQRSWIVDFVTATILLPLFIFATQIFELLGEETVISKVAGTISIWFIPYIYNLVCSLTIQMYLQAQLKNMVIGWLSAGSFILHLVLSWLFVTKLSLGLPGAMGALNISYWLAVFGEFAYIFGGWCPLSWKGFSKAAFSDLWPLIKLSVASGVMLCLELWYNSILVLIAGYMSNAEVAISAFSICLNVSAWQFMVCLGFLGASCVRVANELGRGDAKAVKFSIIVVLATSVLLGLVFCILCLIFGSSIGYIFSSNEEVIETVADLSVLLAVTMLFNSIQPVLTGVAIGAGLQGTVAVINLCCYYVIGIPIGVLLAYVADLEVKGIWIGMLSGIAMQILALAFMVWRTDWELQVSKASERLGRWFLKPEEPDENLNSHA; from the exons ATGGATAATCGCGTAGAAGAGAGGCTACTTGGATCAGAAGAGGAAGGTCGTAGTGATCTAAAATGGAGGATTTGGGTTGAATCCAAAAAGATATGGAGGGTTGCAGCTCCTGGGATTTTAGCCAGAGTAACGTCATTTGGCCTCCTGGTGGTGACACAATCTTTCATCGGACATATAAGTGAATTGGATCTTGCAGCCTACGCACTTGTACAAACACTGACTGAGCGGTTTGTAATGGGGATACTA TTGGGAATGTCGAGTGCAACTGAAACTCTTTGTGGGCAAGCATTTGGAGCAGGGCAACACCACATGATGGGTATATACTTGCAACGATCCTGGattgttgattttgtcactgCGACTATCTTGCTCCCTTTGTTCATCTTCGCAACACAAATCTTTGAGCTACTTGGTGAAGAAACAGTGATCTCAAAAGTAGCCGGAACAATCTCCATCTGGTTCATTCCCTACATCTACAACTTAGTCTGCTCCTTGACCATCCAAATGTATCTGCAAGCACAGCTGAAGAACATGGTCATAGGGTGGCTTTCAGCTGGGTCATTCATTTTACATTTGGTCCTGTCCTGGTTATTCGTGACGAAACTGAGCCTTGGATTACCTGGCGCAATGGGTGCATTGAACATATCTTATTGGCTAGCGGTGTTCGGAGAGTTTGCGTACATTTTCGGAGGTTGGTGCCCTCTCTCATGGAAAGGATTCTCCAAAGCTGCCTTCTCTGATCTATGGCCTCTTATAAAGCTCTCAGTAGCCTCCGGCGTAATGCTTTG CCTAGAGTTGTGGTACAATTCCATTTTAGTTCTGATCGCCGGATACATGTCAAATGCAGAGGTTGCCATTTCTGCCTTCTCGATCTG CCTTAATGTCAGTGCTTGGCAGTTCATGGTGTGCCTCGGTTTCCTTGGTGCTTCATG TGTGCGTGTTGCAAATGAATTGGGAAGAGGTGATGCGAAAGCTGTGAAGTTTTCGATTATAGTTGTTCTGGCTACTTCAGTCCTGCTTGGGTTGGTGTTCTGCATCCTTTGTTTAATATTTGGCAGCAGCATCGGCTACATTTTCTCAAGCAATGAGGAAGTTATCGAAACTGTTGCAGACCTCTCCGTGTTACTTGCCGTCACAATGCTATTCAATAGCATTCAGCCGGTGCTCACGG GGGTGGCCATTGGTGCCGGTTTGCAGGGTACAGTGGCTGTTATAAACCTCTGTTGCTATTATGTAATTGGGATTCCAATAGGAGTTCTTCTTGCTTATGTTGCTGATCTTGAAGTTAAG GGAATATGGATCGGAATGCTTTCTGGGATCGCAATGCAAATCCTTGCACTAGCCTTCATGGTATGGAGAACTGACTGGGAGTTGCAG GTGAGTAAGGCATCCGAACGGCTCGGTCGATGGTTTTTGAAACCCGAGGAACCAGATGAAAACCTCAATAGTCATGCTTGA